Genomic DNA from Anolis sagrei isolate rAnoSag1 chromosome 12, rAnoSag1.mat, whole genome shotgun sequence:
TTTAACGCAAACCAAGACAGGGTACTCTTCCTGTTAAGTACAGCCGCCAGGATAACTTTGGCCAAAGTATGGAAACAAAAAGACACTCCAACAATCAAAGACTGGATCTTAAAAATATTCGACATAATACAGATGGACTGCTTATCGCAACGATTGAATAACTCATAAAAAAAAACGAACTGGGAGGGTTTCAAAGACTTTATTACAACAGAAAAAAGAAGTTGACACTTATTATAGACATATCCAGCATTTGAAGAAGAACCAAACATCGAAGTAACGCCGGAAATGTAACCACAGAAGGGCAGATTTATCACCAATTGTAATactagtgttggggttcagcctgagtttgaacttgaacctgattctctgtttgttcctcctgatgctaatgaaaatatatttactgatgctagtggaaatgtacctcttgatgccaatgctcctgaaattagtgaggaagaaactgctgtgggttgggaaaatgccaatgttcctgaaattagtgaggaaggaacttctgtagatttggaaaatgaaagtaccagtgttcatgagaatgtttcagagggaagccttgaactttccctcctttctgcacctgttaactgtaatgacaacagaaggggccaaatttggcaagatagaaataaatcactcagcttgcgtcgatcttcccgaattcaagaattaaaaacattggcttcaaagaagaggggcagttcacggaacccattcttgggttttaattgccttccgccgggctgactgtctcagttcaggcatcgttacagaattgatgaagaccttggcagctctcccggttccctggccatagcttgggaagatttctaggatatcaagtacggttagtgaatcactaaacaggttccagtattttgcagtgtggctttgggttttgttcttatgcatttaaattcatgtttgctgattttgctgtggcttttgacttgcatttttcctttattttgtaaccattttttcttcaataaaaaaggattgtttttcacagtcaagtgtggtggatagttatcttagggcctcgttccctgctctggattgcaacaactaGACTCTTTGAAGACTATGGGAAGTCACGacactggtgggggggggggggggggggagggatggtctgttgatctctctctctcttttttctttcttctttttttctctttttctttttcttttcctgtctgcCTTTACTTGTACAtgtttctcaatcttctctttcctcttttttttcacGTGTATTATTATGTAAAAAGAAAATTTGCACAATAAAAAGTATAaatcaaaaaaaagaaagaaagaaagaaagggaggaaggaaggaaggaaggagagggaggaaagaaggggagggagtgagggagagaagggaggtaCTTCACTCGAGCACCATCAACCttcctcacctcctcctcctccccttcttccttgcctggggcTCCGCTGCCGCCGCTGCCACCCAtccaccccttcctcttccaacagagaaaggaggaggaggagactgctctcctgacatagcagggaaagagaaggggctccatgcagcAAACCTCCACCTCCACTTCCATGGTGGCCactcttgtttgtgtgtgtgtgtatgtgtgtggccgTGCATGCGCGCCTGGCTCCTCATGCTTTAATGGCTGCTGAGGAGGGGACGTGGCCATATCTCTTTCTGggtatgcagtttctcctttgtggacatgcaatTTGGAAGTCCTTCCTACTTTttgttttcgttgtttttttttttgagtgaagggcatgcATTGGGTTGATAaatgtatcgtgtccaaatttggtggcaattcccccagtggtttttgagttctgttaatcccacaaacgagcattacatttttatttatatagagttgGAAATGCACAAGGAATCAGGTGCTATTTTTTATTACTGGAACATTGCTGGTGAAGAAGAAGGCACATATATGACTATGACTGAACTCCGTATGGAGAAGGTGTTTGAGAAGGCTGAAGGACAATATAACCCTTGATTTCATAATTTAACGCTCTCCAGTTAATCAGAGAGTCAGAGAGAACGTAGTCACTAAAGACTAGGCCCACTTCGTCAGCATTCAGAACCCTGTTCCACATGTACACATCCTTTATCTCTCCTACATAGGATTGGCTGACAACAAAGCCACCGCCGAAGGAGTCTTGATCTTGCCCAAGGACAATAGATGCCTCGGGACTGATAGAGTAACCTTTCTGCAGCCCCATTCGGGGCAAGGGCTCCCCATCCAACCACAATGCCACTAATCCTGTGGCAGACTCCCAGCTCATACAGATGTGCTCCCAACCGGGTTTAGAGTCCTTTTTTTCTGGAAGGATGAAGGTCACATAAACTGCTCCAAGGTAAAGCCTATATTGGTTCGGTTTGGGCTTGAAGACCAGGAGTTGGTTGTCCAGTTTCCTCGTAGCGTAAGAGAAGAGGCCATATTCACGGGTCAGGAGTGAGTAGTGTCTCAGGCATATGGTGAAGCCGGTCAGCGGTTGCGAGATCGGGGCCGTCAGAACCACAGCAGCACTGTTTGATTCGACTGGGAAAACAAACACCTTCTGCTGGAGATCTATGGAAAGGTGAGACAAGACATAACATTATCAATGacttggaatatttatttatttatttatttcacagttttctataccgagcttctcaacctcattgagggactcagcccggtttccaggcataaaaacatatacactcattaaaatatcatatatcacaattacaaaaacaactttaaaaacactatatataaaactacagtggtcagtcgtcctattaagatggatcgacatcaacttccatccagggtcctatggtgttgtctcattcatcaaaggcctgactccacagccacgtcttcacccgtttcctaaatgttaggatggatggggcggttctggcctccagagggagagagttccagagtcgcggggccaccaccgagaaggccctgtccctcgtccccaccaggcgcgcttgcgaggccggtgggaccgagagcagggcctctccagatgatcttaataatcttgatggttcgtaggggagaatacgttcggagaggtaaacagggccggagtcgtttagggctttataggtcaacaccagcactttgaattgtgctcggaagctaattggcagccagtggagctggcgtaacagcggagtggtgtgctccctgtacccagcccccgttagtaatctggctgccacgcgttggacttgctgcagcttccgggcagtcttcaaaggcaacctcacgtagagagtgttgcagtagtctaagcgggatgtaaccaaagcgtgtactaccgtggccaagtcagccctcccaaggtacggacgttttaattgtgcaaatgctcccctgaccaccgctatgacctggggttccaggctcagcgatgaatccaggagaactcccagactgcgtacctgagctttcagggggagtgtgaccccgtccagcacaggctgtaaccccgtaccctgtttggtcttacgactgaccaggagtacctctgtcttgtctggatttagtttcaatctgttgtccctcacccagtccgagacagcggccaagcactggttcatgacctgaacagcctccttagtggcaggtggaataGAAGGCATGCTGATCACATTTGCATACAACACCAACTTGGGAGGAGAGCTAATAGCCCAGAGGGCAGGATCAGGATCCAAAATGGCCTTCACAAATTACAGAGCTGGCCTCATCTTAACaaaatgattttttgtgtgtctAAAACCTTGTGTCTCTGTGTTACGCGTGTATATTTTTGGCATCAGCCgtacttgcatcctttctggCTGAATCAAAATATTctcttactagctgtacccagccacgcgttgctgtggcccattgtggagaaatgggaaagaaagaaaagaggaagagctggtttctaagctatcaatacacaactgaagtggcaaaatgtCGATCTAATACAAGCCCACTTCAGTCTCCttgaggccaaagggttatatggatgtgtggaagggccctgggttacctgagtccacactgccatacaacccagtTCCAAAATGTTATATaggtattgttgtcattatagagatgggccaaaactaacaaaatgaagttcaacagtgacaaatgcaagatactccactttggcagaaaaaaatgaaatgcaaagatacagaatgggggacgcctggctcgagagcagtacgtgtgaaaaagatcttggagtcctcgtggactccaacaatgtgatgtggcagcaaaataagccaatgggattttggcctgcatcaataggagcatagtgtctacatctaaggaagtaatgctacccctctattctgctttggttagaccacatctggaatattgtgtccaattctgggcaccacaattcaagagagatattgacaagctggaatgtgtccagaggagggcgactaaaatgatcaagggtctggagaacaagccctatgaggagcggcttagggaactgggcatgtttagcctgaagaagagaaggctgagaggagatatgatagccatgtataaatatgtgagaggaagccacagggaggagggagcaagcttgttttctgcttccttggagactaggacgcggaacaatggcttcaaactacaagagaggagattccatctgaacatgaggaagaacttcctgactgtgagagccgttcagcagtggaactctctgccccggagtgtggtggaggctccttctttggaagcttttaagcagaggctggatggccatttgtcaggggtgatttgaatgcaatattcctgcttcttggcagggggttggactggatggcccatgaggtctcttccaactctatgattctatgattctatatagatattattataggcatataaatattattattatagatacaaatattattattaaagctatataggtattagtattatagatgttatttatttatgaattttgtatcaaaagcattgcataaattagtataaaattgataaaaaatagaaggagcataggGCTCAATATCTTTcgagcaaaaacaggcaacagatgtatggatattattacagacctatagatattattatacacatatagatgttattatttttattgttatttttatagatattatatagctattattattatagatgtatacatattattatactgtatatagatattattatcattattattattattattattatagatatagatattataggcatataggtatttttgacagacagatattataattatagacatatggatattattgcggtttctcaagtcactcctgacacacacacaaattcgcTCTGTGCTacagaatgctgggatttgtaaagCACCAAAACTCTTGGACTGAAAAAGGTAAAGACGTtttaaaactacacctcccacggttgcataatattgagccatggcagctaaagtggtgtcaaactgcattacttctccaGCGTAAACGCACTGCGG
This window encodes:
- the LOC132764251 gene encoding C-reactive protein-like; protein product: MEALHLFLLIFAGLAGSLAQEDLQQKVFVFPVESNSAAVVLTAPISQPLTGFTICLRHYSLLTREYGLFSYATRKLDNQLLVFKPKPNQYRLYLGAVYVTFILPEKKDSKPGWEHICMSWESATGLVALWLDGEPLPRMGLQKGYSISPEASIVLGQDQDSFGGGFVVSQSYVGEIKDVYMWNRVLNADEVGLVFSDYVLSDSLINWRALNYEIKGYIVLQPSQTPSPYGVQS